Proteins from a single region of Aminivibrio sp.:
- a CDS encoding dienelactone hydrolase family protein: MKKKIVILAVLSAAYLIASSVAYATTDGSDKAMRTEVFEYRDGNVVCEGYIVYDETIKEKRPGVLVVHEWTGLGEYEKRRAKEIAEMGYVALAADIYGKGVRAHTAEEASSLATKFRSDTAMLRSRANAALEALKSHPLVDPKRVAAIGYCFGGGTVLELARSGAELAGVVSFHGNLDTPNPEDAKNINCKVLVLHGADDSLVPQEHVLAFQDEMRGSGVDWQMIFYGGAVHSFTNPASGNDPSKGVAYNERADRRSWGAMKSFFAELFEIR, translated from the coding sequence ATGAAGAAAAAGATTGTGATTCTCGCAGTGTTGTCGGCCGCATATCTTATCGCCTCAAGCGTTGCTTATGCGACAACCGATGGGAGTGACAAAGCCATGAGAACAGAAGTCTTCGAATACCGTGACGGGAATGTGGTCTGCGAAGGGTATATCGTATATGACGAGACAATAAAGGAAAAGCGCCCAGGGGTGCTCGTGGTGCACGAGTGGACGGGGCTTGGCGAGTACGAGAAAAGGCGTGCCAAAGAGATCGCTGAGATGGGATACGTGGCCCTGGCAGCTGATATATACGGCAAAGGCGTAAGGGCACATACTGCAGAAGAGGCTTCAAGCCTCGCTACCAAATTCCGCTCCGATACCGCAATGCTGCGTTCTCGCGCTAACGCAGCATTGGAGGCTCTGAAGAGCCATCCGCTCGTAGATCCCAAGAGGGTGGCGGCCATAGGCTACTGCTTCGGAGGCGGAACGGTCTTAGAGCTCGCCAGGAGCGGTGCAGAACTGGCCGGTGTTGTGAGCTTCCACGGAAATCTGGACACGCCAAACCCTGAAGACGCCAAAAACATAAATTGCAAAGTGCTCGTTCTCCACGGAGCGGACGATTCTCTCGTCCCACAGGAGCACGTTTTGGCATTCCAGGATGAGATGCGAGGCAGCGGCGTCGACTGGCAGATGATTTTTTACGGCGGAGCAGTCCACAGCTTCACCAATCCAGCTTCCGGCAACGACCCGTCGAAGGGAGTAGCGTATAACGAGCGGGCAGACCGCAGATCTTGGGGGGCGATGAAGTCCTTCTTCGCCGAGCTCTTCGAGATCCGATAA
- a CDS encoding flavodoxin family protein: protein MKILCISGSPRGENSDTFRLAKETVAGITTAEPGVSVEYIHLGRLRIEFCTGCSACHRKLLFCPLKDDIAPVLRSMREAEAIIFASPVYINHVTAQLKALLDRSSPFIHCQMLTGKYGAALAASGGGPHAMVLDYLKEYLVSCGVQYVGGVSGPMSRFNAMKEEAKTLGVDLAKAVKENIAYPNQLSTIEKQREFFKGVISSRKEEWKDEYEYWKEKGWI from the coding sequence ATGAAGATATTGTGCATATCGGGAAGCCCGAGGGGTGAAAATAGCGACACATTTAGACTCGCTAAAGAGACAGTTGCGGGGATCACTACCGCGGAGCCAGGTGTTTCCGTAGAATACATACACCTCGGGAGACTAAGGATCGAATTCTGCACGGGATGCAGCGCCTGTCACAGGAAACTCCTCTTTTGCCCGCTGAAAGACGACATTGCGCCGGTGCTGCGCTCTATGAGGGAGGCGGAGGCGATCATCTTTGCGTCGCCTGTCTACATAAACCACGTGACGGCACAACTCAAGGCGCTCCTGGACCGCTCAAGTCCGTTCATCCATTGTCAAATGTTAACCGGTAAATATGGAGCGGCTCTTGCCGCTTCCGGAGGCGGTCCTCATGCTATGGTCTTGGACTACTTAAAGGAATATCTCGTAAGTTGTGGCGTCCAATATGTGGGCGGCGTCTCCGGCCCGATGTCTCGCTTCAATGCAATGAAGGAGGAAGCAAAGACCTTAGGGGTCGACCTCGCCAAAGCAGTAAAGGAAAATATAGCATATCCCAACCAGCTGTCCACGATAGAAAAGCAGCGGGAATTCTTCAAGGGCGTAATCTCTTCCAGGAAAGAAGAATGGAAGGACGAATATGAATATTGGAAAGAAAAGGGATGGATTTGA
- a CDS encoding SDR family NAD(P)-dependent oxidoreductase → MSCERLKGRIALITGGGRGIGKAMAKRLYQEKANIVICGTTEDVLKQAAEEIATEDREVLPIVCDVSDANQIKAMVGKARERFGKVDILVNNAAVMLRHIGFERAVRPFYELDEADWDRVMAVNVKGMWMCSREVFPDMRSQNWGRIINMASDTVYMGRGNGLQYITSKAAVVGLTRALAFEAGKFGNITVNAICPGLTQSETVQEHDFKQMSEELAKNSAIQRLEYPEDLVGTAAWLASDDAAFVTGQAISVSGGLSLH, encoded by the coding sequence ATGAGTTGTGAAAGATTAAAAGGTCGTATAGCCCTTATCACAGGGGGCGGTCGCGGGATCGGCAAGGCTATGGCGAAGCGCCTTTATCAGGAAAAGGCCAATATTGTAATCTGCGGTACTACGGAGGACGTCTTAAAGCAAGCGGCCGAAGAGATTGCAACGGAAGATCGCGAGGTATTGCCGATTGTGTGCGATGTTTCGGACGCCAATCAGATAAAAGCGATGGTGGGTAAAGCGCGTGAGCGCTTCGGCAAGGTTGACATCCTTGTTAACAATGCGGCCGTCATGCTGCGCCATATAGGATTTGAGCGGGCTGTGCGGCCGTTTTATGAATTGGACGAAGCCGATTGGGACAGAGTCATGGCTGTAAACGTCAAAGGGATGTGGATGTGCTCACGTGAGGTCTTCCCGGACATGCGTTCGCAAAATTGGGGCCGCATCATAAATATGGCCTCTGACACGGTTTATATGGGACGTGGCAACGGTCTTCAATACATCACTTCCAAAGCAGCAGTCGTCGGCCTCACACGGGCGCTTGCCTTCGAAGCGGGGAAATTTGGCAACATTACAGTGAATGCAATCTGTCCCGGGTTGACGCAAAGCGAAACGGTTCAGGAGCATGACTTTAAGCAGATGAGTGAGGAATTGGCAAAAAATTCTGCCATCCAAAGGCTTGAATACCCTGAGGATTTAGTGGGAACGGCGGCTTGGCTTGCCTCCGATGACGCTGCCTTTGTAACGGGGCAAGCGATAAGCGTCTCCGGGGGCTTGAGCCTGCATTAA